CCCTTGTCCCCAAGGCCGAGATCGACGGAGAAATGGGCGATTCGCATATGGGACTGCACGCGCGGCTGATGTCGCAGGCGCTCAGGAAACTCACTTCGGTGGTGTCCAAATCCAAAACCACGATAATATTCATCAACCAGATAAGACAGAAAATCGGCGTGATGTGGGGAAATCCGGAAACCACGACCGGCGGTCTGGCGCTTAAGTTCTACGCCTCTTTGCGTCTGGACATAAGAAGAATAGAAACGATAAAAAAGGGCGACGAGCCCGTCGGTTCGCGCATCCGCGTGAAAGTGGTAAAGAACAAAGTCGCGCCGCCTTTCGCGCAGGCGGAGTTCGAGATGTATTACGGCGAAGGCGTGAGCCGCGAGGCGTGTCTGCTCGACAAGGGCGTCGACGACGGTCTCGTCGAAAAATCCGGCACTTGGTTCATCTACAAGGAAACTCGTCTCGGTCAGGGCAAAGACAACGCCAAGAATTATCTGAAAGACAACCCCGCCGTCGCCGACGAGATAGAAAAAATATTGAGGGACAAATACTTCGGCCCGAAACCCGCGGACGCGCCCGCTCCGTCGGCTCCGGCGCCTCACGCGGGCTCCAAAAAGAAACAGCAATGAAAATAATAGTGACCGGCGGCGCCGGATTTATCGCATCGCACGTCGCGGACGCCTACGTGTCCGCCGGCCATGAGGTCGTGGTGGTGGATAATCTTTCCACCGGCAGAAAAGAGAACCTCAACTCGTCGGTTCCGTTCCGGCTGGTCGACGTGACCGACCGCGCCAAACTGCGCAAAGTTTTTCTGGAAGAGCGGCCCGACGTGATAAGCCATCACGCCGCGCAGATAGACGTGAGAAAATCCGTCGAAGACCCCGCATTCGACGCGCGGGTGAACATAATCGGCATCATCAATGTTCTTGAAAGCGCGCGAGAGTCGTCCGCGTCCAAGGTGATATTTTCGTCGAGCGGCGGGACTATCTATGGCGAATGCGGCGATACGCCGCCCGCGGAGGATGCCCTTCCGGCTCCAATGTCTCCGTACGGGATATCCAAACTCTCAAGCGAGTTTTATCTGAGATACTACTCCGCCCAGTTCGGGATAAAGCACACCATATTAAGATACGGCAACGTTTACGGCCCGCGGCAGGATCCGCGCGGCGAGGCCGGCGTGGTTGCGATTTTCGTCTCAAAGATTCTTGCGGACGAAGAATGCTTCATTTACGGCGACGGCTTTCAGATGCGCGATTACGTTTATGTGGGCGATGTCGCCGCGGTCAACCTGCTGGCTCTGTCGGCCGGAGACAACGAGACCGTCAATATCGGAACGGGCTCGGCCGCCGACGTAAACACGCTGTTTGCTTTACTGTCGGGACATCGGGCCGGCTACACTAAAAAACCCGCCTACAAGCCGCCGCGCAAGGGAGAACTCTTCAAAAGTTTTCTCGACGTTTCCAAGGCGGCGTCCGCGCTTTCGTGGAAGTCGTCGACCACTCTGTCCGACGGCTTAAAAAAAACAATGGACTTTTTCAAGGCCAAGAAATGAAAGGACAAGAAATGAAAAAAATTACGGGGGTTATTCTTGCGGGCGGAGCCGGCACAAGATTGTGGCCGCGTTCGCGCGCGTACTGGCCCAAGTTTCTCATAAAATTCGGCAAGTATTCGCTTTTGGGAGAGTGTTTTAAGCGTCTGGAATCCTTTATCCCCGCCAAAAATATTCTGGTGGTGACCAATACCGAGCACAAATATTCTGTGGGCGAAGATATTTCGTCGATAAACCCCGCTTGGCCGTCGGACAATATTATAGCCGAACCCGCCTCAAAAAATACGCTTCCCGCGGCCGTCATAGCCGCCGCAAAATCCCTTGCCGCATTCGGCGACGAGCCGATGGTCATCTGCCCCAGCGACCATCTTATCGGCGACAACGCGGCGTTCGCGGCGACTGTCCGCGCGGCCGCCGACGCGGCCCGGAAGGGATTTATAGTTCTTTTCGGCATAAAGCCCGCCCGCCCCGAAACCGGTTACGGATACATAAAACCCGGACGGCGGTTGCCCGGCTTTTCGCGCGTCCGGATGGTTTCAAAATTCGTGGAGAAGCCGCCGCTTGACGCGGCCCGCAGAATATTTAAAAAAGGTTATCTGTGGAACGCCGGAATATTCGTTGTCAAACCGTCCGTCCTTCTGGAAGAAATTAAAACGCATAACCCTTCTTTCCACTCGCTTGTCTCGACGCTTTTAAGCGGTTCGGGGACTACGGATTCGGCGATAAAAAAAGTTTACGGACGTATACCGTCGGTATCCATAGATTACGGCGTCGTCGAAAAATCAGACAGAACCGCCATTATGCCGCTCGGCGTTGCATGGGACGACTTGGGCGACTGGAACTCGGCGCGCCGCGTGTACGGGGCGGATAAGCGCGGCAACGTTTTTCGCGGCAGGGTGGAGTCCGTGGACACAAGCAATACCGTGGTCATGGGGTCAAGGCGTCTCGTCGGTGTGGTGGGAATAAAGGATGCCGTTATCGTCGACACTCCCGACGCTCTTTTGGTGGCATCGGCGTCCGCGTCGCAAAATGTGCGCGACCTCGTGGCTAAAATCTCCGGCCGCGAAGAGGCCTTGCGCCATAGCGTGGTGTCCCGTCCGTGGGGCGAATACGAAGTTCTCGAAGACGCTCCCGGCTACAAAGTTAAAATAATAAGGGTACTGCCGGGAAAAAAACTCAGTTTGCAGAAACACACGCGCCGCAGCGAGCACTGGCTCGTTGTCGACGGTGTCGCGCGGGTGACCAAGGGCAGTTCCGCGAAAATAGTGCGGGAAGGACAGATGACTCACATCCCAGTCCACGCCGTCCATCGTCTGGAAAACGTTTCCGGAAAGATACTTGAAGTCATAGAAATTTCCCGCGGCAGATATATATCCGAGGACGATATAATAAGAATAAAGGACGATTTCGACAGAAAATGAAAAAAATAATCAGGGCCTTTGTTATGGCCGCCGGAGCCGGCACTCGTTTGCGTCCGCTGACTTTCAGCATACCAAAGCCGATGGTTCCGGTAGTCAATAAACCCGTGCTGGAGCATACCATCGAAAACCTCGCCCGCCACGGTGTGCGCGACATAATGATGAACCTGCATTATCGCGGCGACATGATAAAAGATTATTTCGGCGACGGCTCCAGATGGGGCGTGCGGATATCGTATTCGCCGGAAAAAAAACTTATGGGCACCGCCGGCGGAGTAAAAAGATGCGAAGATTTTCTTAAAGACGGAACTTTTTTAGTTCTGTCCGGCGACGGCCTTGCCGACGTCAACCTTTCGGCGGTTCTTGATTTTCACAGAAGAAAAAAATCCGCGGCTACAATGGTTCTTAAAGCCGTTGATTCCAAATTCGACTACGGCGTCACCCTGTTGTCTCCGTCGGGAAGGATAAGGAAATTTATAGAAAAACCTCTGTGGTCCGACGTGTTTTCCAACACGGTAAATACCGGTATTTACGTTTTCGAGCCCAAGATACTCAGGATGATACCGCCCGGCAAATTTTACGACTTCGGCAATACTCTTTGGCCCCGGCTTCTTAAAAAACGCCTTCCGATTTACGGATATGTGACAAAATCTTACTGGACCGACGTCGGCAATTTAAAAGAATACCGTCAGGGACAGCGCGACGCTCTCGACGGGAAAATCTCTCTTAAAATACCCGGGCGTCAGATCAGGAAAGGCGTTTACGTCGGAGACGGCGCCAGAATCCATCCCACGGCGCGTCTTTTGGCGCCTTGCGTCGTCGGCAGAGAATGTCTCATCGAAAAAAATGCTATAATCGGCCCCGACACGGTGATAGCCGCCAAGTGCAGAATCGCCCGCGGCGCTTCCGTATCAAACTCCATACTCTGGGGCAGGGTTCGCGTCGCCCCGAGGGTAAAGCTCGATAATTGCATCATTGGATATCGCGCAAAAGTAGTATCGGACATATCGGTCTACGAGGGAACAATACTCAACGTGGACTGAAAATATAAACGCGCGGCGGACTTTTGAATCCGCCGCTCGTCGTAAAGACAAGGAGAGATAAGCCGTTATGAAAAAAAAGACATTTGTTTTCACTTCGGAGTCGGTGGGCGAAGGCCATCCCGACAAGGTTTGCGACCAGATTTCGGATTCCATATTGGATGCCATTCTCGCGGGCGACCCCGCGGGCCGCGTGGCGTGCGAAACGTTCATCACCAAGGGACTTGTCATTGTGGGCGGGGAAATTACCACCAAGACATTCGTGCACGTGCACAGTCTGGTGCGCGACATCGTCAAAAAGATAGGATATACCGACCCTAAATACGGTTTCGACTACAAAACCTGCGCCATATTAAACGCTATTCACTCTCAATCTCCCGACATATCTCAGGGCGTGGACACCGGCGGCGCCGGCGACCAGGGAACGATGTTCGGCTACGCTTGCCGCGAAACGCCGGAACTTATGCCTCTTCCGATAATGCTTGCGCACCGGCTTGTTAAAAAACTGGCCGATGTAAGACGCTCCGGCGAGCTTCCGTATCTGGGCCCCGATTGTAAATCACAGGTGTCCGTGGAATACGTCGACGGCAAGCCCGTCCGTGTCCGCGACGTCGTTATCGCCTGCCAGCATACCGCCGACGTTCTCGATAAGAGCGGCCGTAATATGCGCGACAGCGCCAAACAGGAAATTATTCGCAAGGTCGTAAAGAAAATAATTCCCGCGAAATATCTGACCTCCGCCACTAAATACCATATTAACGCCACCGGCAAGTTCGTCGTCGGCGGGCCTCAATCCGATACCGGTATGACGGGCAGAAAAATAGTCGTCGATACTTACGGCGGATGGGCGCCTCACGGCGGCGGAGCGTTTTCCGGCAAGGACCCGACGAAAGTCGACCGTTCCGCCACGTACATGGCACGCTACATAGCTAAAAACATTGTGGCCGCAGGAGCCGCCGTCGAGTGCATGACTCAGCTGGCCTACTGCATAGGCGAGGCGGAACCCGTTTCGGTGCTTGTGGATACACGGGGCACCGGCAAGGTTCCCGACGAGAAACTCTCGAAAATCGTGCGCGACATATTTCCTCTTACGCCCCGCGGAATCATATCGCATCTGAAACTGACCAAACCCGTTTATGTTAAAACGGCCGCTTACGGACATTTCGGCCGGTCGGGTTTCACGTGGGAGGCCACGGATAAAGTCGCGGCCATCCGCAAGGCGCTGTAAAAACAACCGAATAATATTACAAGGACGGACACACTCATGAAATTTCACGTAAAAGACATTAAACTTGCCGACGCCGGCCGCAAGAAAATAGAATGGGCCGAGCGCGATATGCCGGTTTTAAGAGCCATAAAGAAGCGTTTCTCGTCGGAAAAGCCGTTGAAGGGCGTGCGGATGGCGGCTTGCCTTCACGTTACCACCGAAACGGCCAATCTTATGATAACGCTCAAGGCCGGAGGCGCCGACGTGCGGCTTTGCGCCTCCAATCCGCTGTCTACCCAGGATGAAACGGCCGCCGCGCTCATAAAACATTACGGCATCTCGACGTACGCCATAAAAGGCGAAGACAACAAAACGTACTACAAGCACTTGAACGCTTCGCTCGATCACAGACCCCAAATAACGATGGACGACGGCGCCGATCTGGTTTCAACGATACATTCCAAAAGGCGCGAAACGCTCGACACCATAATCGGAGGAACGGAGGAGACGACTACCGGCGTTATCCGTCTGAGGGCAATGGCCGCCGACGGAGTTCTGCAATATCCCATAATCGCCGTCAACGACGCGCTGACGAAGCATCTTTTCGACAACCGTTACGGGACGGGGCAATCCACCATCGACGGAATACTCAGAGCCACGAACATGCTGCTGGCCGGCAGGACAGTCGTTGTGGCGGGCTACGGATGGTGCGGCAGAGGCGTGGCGATGCGCGCAAAGGGACTTGGCTCAAACGTCATCGTTACCGAAATAGACCCTCTTAAAGCAATCGAAGCCACAATGGACGGCTTTATGGTAATGCCCATGCTTAAAGCCGCCGAAGTCGGCGATTTGTTCATAACACTCACCGGCGACATAAACGTCGTCGACAAGGCGCATTTCGCCAGGATGAAAGACGGCGCCATCGTCTGCAATTCGGGACATTTTAACGTGGAGATAAACATCCCCGCCTTAAAGAAGATGTCCAAGACGTCGCGCGAAGCGCGTCCTTTCGTCGACGAATACGTTCTTTCCGGCAATAAAAAGATTTATATTCTGGCCGACGGACGTCTTATAAACCTGGCCGCGGCGGAAGGGCATCCCGCCTCAGTCATGGATATGTCTTTCGCCAATCAGGCGCTGGCCGCGGAATATATGGTCAAAAAGGGCGGCGATCTGAAAAAATCGGTATTTCCCGTCCCGCGCGACATCGACGAAAAAATCGCGGCTCTTAAACTGGCCGCGATGGGCATCAACATAGACCGCCTCACGCCCGAGCAGAAAAAGTATCTGTCCTCGTGGCAGGAAGGCACATAATAACCGCCGTAAATTTTAAGTTGAGGTTGTTGAAAAACGTCCCTTTCTCCCCGTGTGTCATTCCCGCGAAAGCGGGAATCCAGAGTTTCCGTCGTAGTATGGATTCCCGATAACAACATTCGGGAATGACGTAATAAGGGTTTTCGACCGAATCAAGTTCATAAACTTTTCGAGGGAGAGACGTGTATGACGAAATTCGCGCCCGTTTTTTTATTTTCAGTTTTAGCGAGTATCTCGGCTCCGGTACACGCCGGAAGTTTTAAGATACTGGGCTCCCGCCCCACGGCAATGGGCGGAGCGTTTGTCGCTGTGGCCGAGGGGGCGCTTGCGCCCTACTGGAATCCGGCCGGGCTCGCTTTTCAGAGGGGTTTCGGCGTGGAACTGCCGGTCGGCGCGAATATCGAGGCCACCGGCGGTGTTCTAAATTCCGCAAGAAAAATCTCCGATTCTGCCGCGTCCATATCCCGCCTTCAGGACGCGCAAAAATCCGGCGCTGCCGTCGGACTCGCCGACCTTGACACCTTCTCGCAGGCAATCATAAATCTCAAAGAAATGGAAGGCCCCGGCAAAGGGCTTGAAATCGACGCGGCCGGAGGCGCAAATTTCACAATAGGCCGATGGGCCGTAACCGTCAATAATTTCAGTTCGGTCGGAGTTGACCCCGTCATAGATTTAAGCGGCGTTTATCTGGGCTCCACGACCGTGACCGCCGCCCCCGCCCCTTCGCTTTTTAGGACTTCGTCGTCGGAAAGCTTTGACGGTATCGACCTTTCCAAAATAGCGGCCAGCACCGATGCGCCTTCGGGTCTTGAGACGGAGAGTTCTGACTTGTCGTTGTCCGTTCAGGCGCTCGCCGACGGAGCCGGGGTGAAACTGGGCAATTTGTCGGCGGCTCAAATAGCCAACGCCCTGATAAATATGGCAGTAGCCCAAAATATGTCGGCCGACGAGATACGCTCCGCCGTCGCTCAAATAGGCGCCGCTATGCCGATTTTGCTGAATCTTGCGGGTGGCAGGGCATTCAAAGAAAATAATTCAAATATTACCGTCAGAGGCGTGTCGCTTACGGAATTGGTCTTCAGCCATGGAAGGAAACTTCCGGAATTCGAAAAATTGCGTTTTCTTAAGGGCATTGCCGTCGGTGTCGGCGTAAAATACGTAATGGCCGACACAATGTACGCCCGACAATATTTCCTTAGGGAAGGCGATTCAACGAAGTTGAAGGACATCGGCGACATCGCTGGCCAAAACACTAAGCAGTCGTCGTCTCTTGCCCTGGATTTGGGTTTGTTGTGGCGCAGGGACGATATACTTTTTAAGCCCCGCGCCGGTCTTGTCGGCAAGAACGTCAATTCGCCCGTTTTCGCAATGCCGGATGCCGCCGTCTCCGACGGATATGCCGATTATAAACTGGATTCACAGTGGCGGTTCGGCGTAGCCGTAAAACCTAAGAATTTCTGGCTTGTCGCCTGTGACATTGACCTGACGGCCAACCATACGGAAGTGTCCGGCTACGATTCGCGAAATCTGTCTTTCGGCAACGAGATAAATATCGTTAATCGTCCCGCGTTTAATTTTGCTCTGCGCGCCGGATTGGTGCAAAATCTGGCTTTCAGCGGGGCCCCGATGACCTACACCGGCGGGTTCGGCCTGCGTCTATTCGGTTTCAATATGGATTTTGCCGGAGCCATGTCCGCCGATAAAGTCGCCGTCGGTGATAATCAGGAACTGCCGTCGCGGGCTATGGCATCCTTGGCGCTCTCGCTTAATTTCTAAAAAAATCCCCGCGTAACGATAACTTGAAAATCCCGTCCCATAAAGTAATTATTCCGCTGATAGCCGCCGCGCTATCGCTCTGCGTTTTTCAACAGCGCGCCTTT
The genomic region above belongs to Elusimicrobia bacterium HGW-Elusimicrobia-1 and contains:
- the recA gene encoding recombinase RecA, giving the protein MSNAEKMKALELAITQIEKDFGKDAVMRLGERHAKSPVEVIPTGILPLDIAIGVGGIPRGRVVEIYGPEAGGKTTLTLLIIAQAQKLGGVAAFIDAEHAMDPDYAKKLGVDIDNLYVSQPDSGEQALEITEKLVRSAAVDVIVIDSVAALVPKAEIDGEMGDSHMGLHARLMSQALRKLTSVVSKSKTTIIFINQIRQKIGVMWGNPETTTGGLALKFYASLRLDIRRIETIKKGDEPVGSRIRVKVVKNKVAPPFAQAEFEMYYGEGVSREACLLDKGVDDGLVEKSGTWFIYKETRLGQGKDNAKNYLKDNPAVADEIEKILRDKYFGPKPADAPAPSAPAPHAGSKKKQQ
- a CDS encoding UDP-glucose 4-epimerase, which gives rise to MKIIVTGGAGFIASHVADAYVSAGHEVVVVDNLSTGRKENLNSSVPFRLVDVTDRAKLRKVFLEERPDVISHHAAQIDVRKSVEDPAFDARVNIIGIINVLESARESSASKVIFSSSGGTIYGECGDTPPAEDALPAPMSPYGISKLSSEFYLRYYSAQFGIKHTILRYGNVYGPRQDPRGEAGVVAIFVSKILADEECFIYGDGFQMRDYVYVGDVAAVNLLALSAGDNETVNIGTGSAADVNTLFALLSGHRAGYTKKPAYKPPRKGELFKSFLDVSKAASALSWKSSTTLSDGLKKTMDFFKAKK
- a CDS encoding mannose-1-phosphate guanylyltransferase/mannose-6-phosphate isomerase, whose translation is MKGQEMKKITGVILAGGAGTRLWPRSRAYWPKFLIKFGKYSLLGECFKRLESFIPAKNILVVTNTEHKYSVGEDISSINPAWPSDNIIAEPASKNTLPAAVIAAAKSLAAFGDEPMVICPSDHLIGDNAAFAATVRAAADAARKGFIVLFGIKPARPETGYGYIKPGRRLPGFSRVRMVSKFVEKPPLDAARRIFKKGYLWNAGIFVVKPSVLLEEIKTHNPSFHSLVSTLLSGSGTTDSAIKKVYGRIPSVSIDYGVVEKSDRTAIMPLGVAWDDLGDWNSARRVYGADKRGNVFRGRVESVDTSNTVVMGSRRLVGVVGIKDAVIVDTPDALLVASASASQNVRDLVAKISGREEALRHSVVSRPWGEYEVLEDAPGYKVKIIRVLPGKKLSLQKHTRRSEHWLVVDGVARVTKGSSAKIVREGQMTHIPVHAVHRLENVSGKILEVIEISRGRYISEDDIIRIKDDFDRK
- a CDS encoding methionine adenosyltransferase, which codes for MKKKTFVFTSESVGEGHPDKVCDQISDSILDAILAGDPAGRVACETFITKGLVIVGGEITTKTFVHVHSLVRDIVKKIGYTDPKYGFDYKTCAILNAIHSQSPDISQGVDTGGAGDQGTMFGYACRETPELMPLPIMLAHRLVKKLADVRRSGELPYLGPDCKSQVSVEYVDGKPVRVRDVVIACQHTADVLDKSGRNMRDSAKQEIIRKVVKKIIPAKYLTSATKYHINATGKFVVGGPQSDTGMTGRKIVVDTYGGWAPHGGGAFSGKDPTKVDRSATYMARYIAKNIVAAGAAVECMTQLAYCIGEAEPVSVLVDTRGTGKVPDEKLSKIVRDIFPLTPRGIISHLKLTKPVYVKTAAYGHFGRSGFTWEATDKVAAIRKAL
- a CDS encoding adenosylhomocysteinase; amino-acid sequence: MKFHVKDIKLADAGRKKIEWAERDMPVLRAIKKRFSSEKPLKGVRMAACLHVTTETANLMITLKAGGADVRLCASNPLSTQDETAAALIKHYGISTYAIKGEDNKTYYKHLNASLDHRPQITMDDGADLVSTIHSKRRETLDTIIGGTEETTTGVIRLRAMAADGVLQYPIIAVNDALTKHLFDNRYGTGQSTIDGILRATNMLLAGRTVVVAGYGWCGRGVAMRAKGLGSNVIVTEIDPLKAIEATMDGFMVMPMLKAAEVGDLFITLTGDINVVDKAHFARMKDGAIVCNSGHFNVEINIPALKKMSKTSREARPFVDEYVLSGNKKIYILADGRLINLAAAEGHPASVMDMSFANQALAAEYMVKKGGDLKKSVFPVPRDIDEKIAALKLAAMGINIDRLTPEQKKYLSSWQEGT